The following are from one region of the Eubacterium sp. MSJ-33 genome:
- a CDS encoding X2-like carbohydrate binding domain-containing protein — MEKMKQIMRFFAVFLTLVMLLPCTIYAEEGTEITDVDIENVWFNYQPGDVPKASATKMDPFCDMYDIEYECWECMEQTEQRLEPTAFWYSDESKNNALAEDKKITSFEEGKSYMYSISLKAKDGYKFASDCTMMVNDSFVNAKNVKVSGSTMFVVAINFIEPSKPVQLKKIDLIELNGATVSFKAGDKPVFTGKVPDGVPYIYQCEWWLCGDAGVNSAEFWDKSFTEHITEFEAGKKYEYGAYFKAAEGYCFTSDTKLKINGTEYTYHLREGDTELENPDEMHTLWMIIGLTMTPVETSAQYEVIEGANGSWTQNTDGTLKVRANGDFSKFTGVKVDGTPVDAKNYTAVSGSTIVTLKPEYLQTLSEGAHTLTFIYVDGECSTKFAVKAAAKQADVTPPETAVKTPDPSKPVDQTTLKSPKTGDESNPFVWLLLGVASVSAAGSVIYKKKK; from the coding sequence ATGGAAAAGATGAAACAAATTATGCGTTTTTTCGCAGTGTTTCTAACACTTGTTATGTTGCTGCCGTGTACAATCTATGCAGAGGAGGGGACAGAAATCACAGATGTCGATATCGAGAATGTCTGGTTCAACTATCAGCCGGGAGATGTTCCAAAAGCATCTGCCACTAAAATGGATCCGTTTTGCGATATGTATGACATCGAATATGAGTGTTGGGAATGCATGGAACAGACGGAACAAAGGTTGGAACCGACAGCATTCTGGTATTCCGATGAATCAAAAAACAACGCACTTGCAGAAGATAAAAAGATTACAAGCTTTGAGGAAGGCAAATCCTACATGTATAGTATATCTCTGAAAGCAAAGGATGGTTATAAATTTGCATCGGATTGTACTATGATGGTAAATGACAGTTTTGTCAATGCAAAAAATGTAAAGGTCAGTGGATCAACGATGTTTGTTGTTGCAATTAATTTCATTGAGCCATCAAAACCGGTACAGCTAAAGAAGATTGATCTGATTGAGCTTAATGGTGCAACGGTTAGTTTTAAGGCCGGGGATAAGCCGGTATTTACAGGGAAAGTACCGGATGGAGTACCATATATTTATCAGTGTGAATGGTGGCTTTGTGGAGATGCAGGCGTGAATTCCGCGGAATTCTGGGATAAAAGCTTTACTGAGCATATCACAGAATTTGAAGCCGGAAAGAAGTATGAATATGGTGCATATTTCAAGGCGGCGGAAGGATATTGCTTCACGTCAGATACGAAATTAAAGATAAATGGCACAGAATACACCTATCATTTACGTGAAGGGGATACGGAGCTGGAAAATCCGGACGAGATGCATACGTTATGGATGATTATAGGATTAACGATGACGCCAGTGGAAACTTCTGCACAATATGAAGTCATTGAAGGCGCAAATGGCTCCTGGACACAGAATACAGATGGAACGCTGAAGGTGCGTGCAAATGGAGATTTTTCAAAGTTTACAGGCGTTAAAGTCGATGGCACACCGGTTGATGCGAAGAATTATACAGCAGTTTCCGGGTCAACGATCGTTACACTGAAACCGGAGTATCTGCAAACGTTGTCTGAGGGAGCCCATACACTGACATTTATCTATGTGGATGGTGAATGCAGTACAAAATTTGCAGTAAAAGCAGCAGCGAAGCAGGCGGATGTGACACCACCGGAAACAGCTGTCAAAACACCAGACCCAAGCAAGCCTGTTGACCAGACAACTCTGAAAAGCCCAAAAACAGGGGATGAAAGCAATCCGTTTGTATGGCTATTGCTGGGTGTTGCTTCTGTGAGTGCCGCGGGAAGTGTGATTTATAAAAAGAAGAAGTAG
- a CDS encoding helix-turn-helix transcriptional regulator: protein MCHLSYSHFAKLFRENYGRSCKEYIEYIRMNKAQDLLLNSDFDINYIAQETGFYDCSHFIRQYKKWRDITPKQERKNAY, encoded by the coding sequence ATGTGCCATCTGAGTTATTCCCATTTTGCAAAGCTTTTCCGTGAAAACTACGGTCGCTCCTGCAAGGAATATATCGAATATATCCGAATGAATAAAGCGCAGGATTTGCTCTTAAACTCCGATTTTGATATCAACTATATCGCACAGGAAACCGGATTTTACGATTGCAGCCATTTCATACGCCAATATAAGAAATGGAGAGACATCACACCGAAGCAGGAACGAAAGAATGCATATTAA
- a CDS encoding glycoside hydrolase family 2 protein: MINSGQELVRLPFEFPKYFRYENPNLRACVDGNEITVYADNYAKSIEILNDNEDLILSDNYFDLNAGSKTVKVIQENIDHIRLRSVYDI, encoded by the coding sequence ATGATAAACAGCGGACAGGAGTTAGTACGGCTTCCGTTTGAATTTCCGAAGTATTTCCGATATGAGAATCCGAATCTACGCGCGTGTGTGGATGGAAATGAGATTACAGTATATGCAGACAACTATGCGAAGAGCATTGAAATATTAAATGATAATGAAGATTTAATTCTGTCGGATAATTACTTTGATTTAAACGCAGGTAGTAAAACAGTGAAAGTAATTCAGGAAAATATAGATCATATAAGATTGCGTAGCGTTTATGATATCTAG
- a CDS encoding AGE family epimerase/isomerase, which translates to MDAKYRIDTQENKKFMKDMTQSLLEFGKHFASPAGSAYYLGDDGTPCVDRPRETWITCRMAHVYSMGCMLGYPDSDKLVGKALKGLTGELRDKEFGGWYSGITSDGKILPNKQCYAHAFEILAASSAILARKIRFISCVPGNVDII; encoded by the coding sequence ATGGATGCAAAATACAGAATTGATACACAGGAAAATAAAAAATTTATGAAAGATATGACGCAGAGCCTGTTGGAGTTTGGAAAGCATTTCGCATCTCCGGCAGGAAGTGCTTATTACCTTGGAGATGATGGTACACCCTGCGTAGACCGCCCGCGCGAGACTTGGATTACCTGTCGTATGGCACATGTGTATAGTATGGGGTGTATGCTTGGATATCCGGATAGTGATAAATTAGTCGGAAAAGCGTTGAAAGGACTTACGGGGGAATTGCGTGACAAAGAGTTTGGCGGGTGGTATAGTGGTATTACAAGTGATGGAAAAATATTGCCGAACAAACAATGTTATGCACATGCATTTGAGATATTAGCAGCATCGTCCGCGATTCTGGCCCGGAAAATCAGATTTATATCATGCGTTCCAGGCAACGTTGATATCATATAA
- a CDS encoding carbohydrate kinase family protein, producing MKSLDVIALGELLIDFTENGFSAYGNPLLEANPGGAPCNVLAMLQNLGKKTAFIGKVGKDAFGDYLKDTVCQVGIDVTNLIQDATVPTTLAFVHTATDGDRSFSFYREPGADMMLSESEIDYSQIADAKIFHFGTLSMTHDGVRAATIKAVDYAKSHGLLISFDPNYRPLLWKKEETAKEMMRYGCEICDILKISDDEITFITGKDTVEAAIPVFREMYQPKLMCVTCGKQGSIAIYKDMQVASDAVLRPDTIETTGAGDTFMACVLNYVLEHGIEDLSKDDLYQMQRFAAMAASIITTRKGALKVMPTKDEIMDKLCIAYI from the coding sequence ATGAAGAGTTTAGATGTTATTGCGTTGGGTGAATTATTGATAGATTTCACAGAAAATGGATTTAGTGCATACGGGAATCCGTTGTTAGAAGCAAATCCGGGTGGTGCACCGTGTAATGTGTTGGCGATGCTTCAGAATCTTGGTAAGAAAACGGCATTTATTGGTAAAGTAGGAAAAGACGCATTTGGCGATTATTTAAAGGATACCGTCTGTCAGGTAGGTATTGACGTGACGAACCTGATACAAGATGCAACAGTTCCGACAACGCTGGCATTTGTACATACGGCAACAGATGGGGATCGTAGTTTTTCTTTTTATCGTGAGCCGGGGGCTGATATGATGTTATCGGAATCAGAAATTGATTACAGTCAGATTGCGGATGCAAAAATCTTTCATTTTGGAACCCTGTCAATGACGCATGATGGAGTGCGGGCTGCAACAATAAAAGCGGTGGATTATGCAAAATCACATGGTTTGTTGATTTCATTTGATCCAAACTACCGACCGCTTTTATGGAAAAAGGAAGAGACAGCAAAGGAGATGATGCGGTACGGATGTGAAATCTGCGATATCCTGAAAATCTCGGATGATGAGATTACATTTATTACAGGAAAGGATACCGTGGAAGCGGCAATTCCGGTATTTCGGGAGATGTACCAGCCGAAGCTTATGTGCGTAACCTGTGGGAAGCAGGGAAGTATCGCAATCTACAAAGATATGCAGGTCGCAAGCGATGCGGTGCTTCGTCCGGATACGATAGAGACAACCGGTGCCGGAGATACGTTTATGGCATGCGTGCTGAATTATGTATTGGAACATGGAATCGAGGATTTATCGAAGGATGATCTGTATCAGATGCAGAGATTTGCGGCTATGGCAGCATCGATCATCACAACCAGAAAAGGGGCATTGAAGGTGATGCCGACAAAGGATGAGATTATGGATAAATTATGCATTGCATATATTTGA
- a CDS encoding GNAT family N-acetyltransferase — MSKNNITIRLERKEEYREVENMVRESFWNVYRPGCMEHFMLHELRKDAAFVPELDFVMELDGTIIGQIMFMRAEICADDGQTVPIMTMGPICIAPAYKRQGYGKILLDYSVKKARELGCGALCLEGNIDFYGKSGFTYASRYGIRYHGVPEGEDVPFFLCRELQRGYLDGITGVYAPPEGYFVAEEAVEAFDKQFPYKEKKKLPGQIF; from the coding sequence ATGAGCAAAAACAACATTACGATTCGTTTAGAGAGAAAAGAAGAGTATCGCGAAGTGGAAAACATGGTTCGGGAGAGCTTCTGGAATGTGTATCGCCCGGGATGCATGGAGCATTTCATGCTGCATGAGTTGCGGAAGGACGCGGCGTTTGTGCCGGAGCTTGATTTTGTAATGGAGCTTGACGGGACAATAATCGGACAGATCATGTTTATGCGTGCCGAAATTTGCGCGGATGATGGACAGACAGTGCCGATCATGACGATGGGGCCGATCTGTATCGCACCTGCGTATAAACGGCAAGGGTATGGCAAAATCCTGCTTGATTATTCTGTGAAAAAGGCACGGGAGCTTGGATGTGGGGCTCTTTGCCTGGAAGGAAATATCGATTTCTACGGCAAGAGCGGCTTTACCTATGCGAGCCGGTATGGAATCCGTTATCATGGGGTACCGGAAGGGGAGGATGTTCCATTCTTCTTGTGCAGGGAGCTGCAACGTGGGTATCTGGATGGCATAACCGGCGTGTATGCGCCGCCGGAAGGCTATTTCGTTGCAGAAGAAGCTGTGGAAGCGTTTGACAAGCAGTTTCCGTACAAGGAAAAGAAGAAACTTCCGGGACAGATTTTCTAG
- the truA gene encoding tRNA pseudouridine(38-40) synthase TruA, whose product MNNYRFTISYDGTRYHGWESKKEVDTIEGKLETVFARMTNQDVKIHGAGRTDAGVHAKGMVASGFLDTTLTPEEIKAYANHYLPDDICVRDVMVASERFHARLNAKGKVYQYTCYVGDGKPVFDRMYTWVLPEWVTNGTPDRMPDIEAMQKAAGYLTGTHDFKSFCGNNKMKKSTVRTIYDISIIQEKGYLRMTFHGNGFLQNMVRILTGTLLEVGYGRKDAGDMEAILAACDRQTAGPTAPPHGLTLLEVEY is encoded by the coding sequence ATGAATAATTATAGGTTTACGATCAGCTACGATGGCACGCGCTATCATGGCTGGGAAAGTAAAAAAGAAGTGGATACGATCGAAGGGAAACTGGAAACCGTATTCGCCAGAATGACAAATCAGGATGTAAAGATCCATGGAGCAGGGAGAACCGATGCGGGTGTGCATGCAAAGGGGATGGTTGCAAGTGGATTTTTAGATACTACGCTTACACCGGAAGAGATCAAGGCATATGCGAATCATTATCTGCCGGATGATATCTGTGTCAGGGATGTCATGGTGGCATCCGAGCGGTTTCATGCAAGACTCAATGCAAAGGGAAAGGTGTATCAGTATACCTGCTATGTCGGTGATGGAAAGCCGGTGTTTGACCGGATGTATACGTGGGTATTGCCGGAATGGGTTACGAATGGGACACCAGACCGTATGCCGGATATAGAAGCGATGCAAAAGGCAGCAGGCTATCTTACAGGTACACATGATTTCAAAAGCTTTTGTGGAAATAATAAAATGAAGAAGTCCACGGTGCGGACAATCTATGATATTTCGATCATACAGGAGAAAGGGTATCTGCGGATGACCTTTCATGGAAATGGCTTCTTGCAGAATATGGTTCGAATATTGACCGGAACGTTGTTAGAGGTTGGCTATGGACGCAAAGATGCGGGAGATATGGAAGCGATACTTGCGGCCTGTGACAGGCAGACGGCGGGACCGACAGCACCTCCGCATGGCCTTACACTTCTGGAAGTAGAGTATTGA
- a CDS encoding purine biosynthesis protein PurH → MSGYLIKDTTKEEREQIVAESLGNIAATCDGCMSGLAEMYQDYIDGKKELREINMEFNARYVKGEDMPQRSRCPM, encoded by the coding sequence ATGTCAGGATATTTGATTAAGGACACAACAAAGGAAGAACGTGAGCAGATCGTAGCGGAATCGCTCGGAAATATTGCGGCAACCTGTGATGGCTGTATGAGTGGCTTAGCGGAGATGTATCAGGATTACATCGATGGGAAGAAGGAACTGCGAGAGATTAATATGGAATTTAATGCCCGTTATGTGAAGGGAGAAGACATGCCACAGCGAAGCAGATGCCCGATGTGA
- a CDS encoding metallophosphoesterase family protein, with product MVKCFVTGDNHIGKKYDRYPEIRDLLIESRFECLQDMIQYAERDKCELFIVTGDLFENTNTVKVADVKQVAEILAAFSGTVLVLPGNHDYYTGDEKVWQDFEKALAKLDHNVVLLNKYQAYTFDTMDETVVVYPAYCQSKHSENNNLGWIKQAQIDPSVINIGVAHGAIQGVTPDMNGQYFIMTEQELLDIPVDAWMIGHTHIPYPNCLKETEETTGYKIFNAGTHVQTDLSNATEGNGFIISISKEDGKKKVSARKYVSGKIRFYDLKGQMKPQSDTALFDGVSDMLKDISCNSVIRVKLSGAVKQTEYEKKEEIYKELFGKYLTYEVDDRELNEEISVEKIRAEYAQTSFAAQFLEQFIGNPTELQMAYELVKACKDK from the coding sequence ATGGTTAAATGTTTTGTTACAGGCGATAATCATATCGGAAAAAAATACGACCGATATCCGGAGATTCGAGATCTGCTGATTGAAAGCCGGTTTGAGTGTCTGCAGGATATGATCCAATACGCTGAACGGGATAAGTGCGAGTTGTTTATTGTAACGGGGGATTTGTTTGAGAATACAAATACGGTCAAAGTAGCAGATGTAAAGCAAGTTGCTGAAATTCTGGCAGCGTTTTCAGGTACAGTGTTGGTTTTGCCGGGAAATCACGATTATTATACCGGTGATGAAAAGGTGTGGCAGGATTTTGAAAAAGCACTTGCTAAACTTGATCACAATGTTGTTTTGCTGAATAAGTATCAGGCTTATACATTTGATACTATGGATGAGACAGTTGTTGTATATCCTGCATACTGCCAGTCTAAACATTCGGAAAATAATAATCTTGGATGGATCAAACAGGCCCAGATCGATCCGTCAGTGATTAATATAGGAGTTGCCCATGGAGCAATTCAGGGGGTGACACCGGATATGAATGGACAGTATTTTATCATGACAGAGCAGGAACTTCTGGATATCCCTGTGGATGCGTGGATGATTGGGCATACACATATTCCATATCCGAATTGCCTGAAGGAAACGGAAGAGACAACCGGTTATAAGATTTTTAATGCAGGGACACATGTGCAGACAGACCTGAGCAATGCAACCGAGGGAAATGGATTTATTATCTCTATTTCAAAGGAAGATGGAAAGAAAAAGGTATCTGCACGGAAATATGTAAGTGGTAAGATTCGCTTTTATGATCTGAAAGGGCAGATGAAACCACAGTCGGATACGGCACTTTTCGATGGGGTAAGTGACATGCTGAAAGATATTTCATGTAATTCGGTCATTCGAGTGAAACTATCCGGAGCAGTGAAACAGACAGAGTATGAGAAAAAAGAAGAAATCTATAAGGAATTGTTCGGTAAATATCTGACCTATGAAGTGGATGACCGGGAATTAAACGAAGAGATCAGTGTAGAAAAGATACGGGCGGAATATGCACAGACAAGTTTTGCTGCACAGTTTCTGGAACAGTTTATTGGAAATCCGACGGAACTGCAGATGGCTTATGAACTGGTGAAGGCGTGTAAGGATAAATAG
- a CDS encoding AAA family ATPase: protein MNIQNVGCDQFAGIQRKNIEFDQGLNLIIGDNETGKSTLVDLIYFLLFKDVKLDGRTDVEFLDKYFPKKVQGPQGDVIDGVLEFETENGTYKIKKEWEKGAGTCRLVCPDGTSIKNIDQINSILTEELGYSAGVYDEIIFASQKRNQMAVKSIMSKLQKKADIDELGQTRDVLISTLTQAALETGGVSLDKMEQMISLHMEQLSGQWDPKADAPKGGASRASYKNKWQKNVGEIAAAYYEMDEARAKQQECERLEEHVESGKLQIRQLRAKKEEVETKKEAFQKVMRVLEQKNLLCASLETAERDVQEQEKIYISWPKFEHNQEQAHLFKERLEQAVLRERFETLANKRVMYEKKKQELDSLNVVDAQDVTNYRTWSNEKQKEESKLAGMNLAAKIKQLGDTEITVKSIANDEVISGKDGSIAITEAVVVHIPGVMEMQLQPQGVDVETVKANIVKYDAKLHELQDKYGIKELEDLQAMENQYIQVNTEAANLKNLFDTMLGDTSWETLQKQNEEIPVDVEPVEEVKRQVEQLCGRNTIDAYIGSVSAILDGYKQKYESEDALAENIRKLKLDITSKKEKLQTMAQIPEEYQNITDTDAYLTDLQGKSDVCESKIKVQEQDLRAAEIALGKYDKTAEEYHDAFTEKRLAWEAKKMEYEHWVHIHDTFLQMKESIGGNPVEDIEKNFRVYLDVISDGAVALDSIDDKMSVSLASGKHMLTYDILSEGTEETVSLAFRLAMLEHLFPEGNGLAVFDDPFVDMDAKRVKQSCRLIEKFAEKNQVIFTTCDAKYQDLMHGNVICL from the coding sequence ATGAACATACAGAATGTTGGCTGCGATCAGTTTGCCGGGATTCAGCGAAAAAATATTGAGTTTGACCAAGGGTTGAATCTGATTATCGGGGATAATGAAACAGGAAAAAGTACGCTTGTTGATCTTATATATTTTTTGCTTTTTAAAGATGTAAAACTGGATGGGCGAACAGATGTAGAATTTCTTGATAAATATTTTCCTAAGAAAGTGCAGGGACCACAAGGGGATGTGATTGATGGTGTACTGGAGTTTGAAACGGAAAATGGTACATACAAAATAAAAAAAGAATGGGAAAAAGGTGCCGGAACCTGCAGGTTGGTATGTCCGGATGGAACATCCATCAAAAATATAGATCAGATTAATTCGATTTTAACGGAGGAATTGGGTTATTCTGCGGGCGTTTATGATGAAATTATTTTTGCTTCACAGAAACGAAATCAGATGGCAGTGAAAAGCATCATGAGTAAGCTGCAGAAAAAAGCAGATATTGATGAATTGGGACAGACAAGAGATGTTCTGATATCCACGCTCACACAGGCAGCACTTGAGACGGGTGGTGTGTCACTCGATAAGATGGAACAGATGATCAGCCTGCATATGGAGCAGTTGTCCGGGCAGTGGGATCCGAAAGCAGACGCACCAAAGGGCGGTGCTTCCAGGGCGTCCTATAAGAACAAATGGCAGAAGAATGTTGGTGAGATAGCAGCGGCATACTACGAGATGGATGAAGCGCGTGCAAAGCAGCAGGAATGTGAGAGGTTAGAAGAACATGTTGAAAGTGGAAAGCTGCAGATTCGTCAACTGAGAGCAAAGAAGGAAGAAGTGGAGACAAAAAAAGAAGCTTTTCAGAAAGTCATGCGTGTGCTGGAACAGAAAAATCTGTTATGTGCATCTCTCGAAACGGCAGAGAGGGATGTACAGGAACAGGAAAAAATTTACATCAGCTGGCCGAAGTTTGAACACAACCAGGAGCAGGCACACTTGTTTAAGGAGAGACTGGAACAGGCAGTGTTGCGTGAACGTTTTGAGACACTTGCAAATAAACGAGTGATGTATGAGAAGAAGAAACAGGAACTTGATTCACTGAACGTGGTTGATGCGCAGGATGTTACGAATTACAGAACGTGGAGTAATGAAAAACAGAAGGAAGAAAGCAAGCTTGCCGGCATGAATCTGGCAGCGAAAATCAAACAGCTTGGTGATACGGAAATCACTGTGAAATCGATTGCAAACGATGAAGTGATCTCTGGGAAGGACGGATCTATTGCTATTACGGAAGCGGTTGTTGTCCATATCCCGGGTGTGATGGAAATGCAATTGCAGCCACAGGGTGTTGATGTAGAAACGGTGAAAGCGAATATTGTAAAGTATGATGCTAAGCTTCATGAACTTCAGGATAAATACGGAATTAAAGAACTTGAAGATCTGCAGGCAATGGAAAATCAATATATACAGGTTAATACAGAAGCTGCAAATCTTAAGAATCTGTTTGATACGATGCTTGGAGATACGTCATGGGAGACATTACAAAAACAAAATGAAGAGATACCGGTGGATGTAGAGCCAGTAGAAGAAGTGAAGCGGCAGGTGGAGCAGTTATGCGGTCGGAATACGATTGATGCATATATTGGCAGTGTGAGCGCAATTTTAGATGGATATAAGCAAAAATATGAGAGCGAAGATGCCTTAGCTGAAAATATTAGGAAGTTAAAACTGGATATTACATCAAAAAAGGAAAAATTGCAGACGATGGCACAGATTCCGGAAGAATATCAGAATATTACAGATACGGATGCGTATCTGACTGATCTGCAAGGAAAGTCGGATGTGTGTGAGTCAAAGATAAAAGTGCAGGAACAAGATTTGCGTGCTGCGGAGATTGCACTTGGAAAATACGATAAAACAGCAGAGGAATATCACGACGCGTTTACAGAAAAAAGACTTGCGTGGGAAGCAAAAAAGATGGAATATGAGCATTGGGTTCATATTCATGATACATTCCTACAGATGAAAGAAAGTATAGGAGGAAATCCGGTTGAAGATATCGAGAAGAATTTTCGCGTGTATCTTGATGTGATTTCTGACGGAGCGGTGGCGCTCGATTCCATCGATGATAAAATGTCTGTATCGCTTGCCAGTGGAAAGCATATGTTGACATATGATATTTTATCAGAAGGTACTGAGGAGACCGTCTCGCTTGCATTCCGGCTTGCCATGCTGGAGCATTTATTCCCGGAAGGAAATGGACTTGCTGTGTTTGACGATCCATTTGTGGATATGGATGCAAAACGAGTAAAGCAGAGTTGCCGGCTCATCGAGAAGTTTGCAGAGAAAAATCAGGTCATCTTTACAACATGTGATGCAAAATATCAGGATTTAATGCATGGAAACGTGATTTGCTTATAG
- a CDS encoding IS3 family transposase (programmed frameshift), translating into MAKYSFEFKKKVVIAYLNGEGGYNYLAQKYNVKNKRQVLNWVDYYNKFGDAGLMRSREKKNYSFEFKLHVVELYLSSEVSYQELALSQGINNAAMIAQWVQGFRIAGPDALRPKKKGRKKTLNQKDNHKTKTSSFEERAVDTSAEHVKELEDELLKLRIENAFFKRTEETAFRGRSKNERCARVIHSLRREFKLKDLLSYTGMPKATYMYWQKRFDRENPDAELEAKMLELHAEHKDYGYRRMKAELCNQGYVVNKKKVQKLMQRLNLQVTSFTRKSRKYSSYRGKVGTVAPNRIRRRFHTNIPHQKITTDTTEFKYYEIDEKGRMVMQKLYLDPFMDMYNGEIISFGIDKRPSAQSVMTALEEAITITSDCRFRRTFHSDQGWAYQMKTYSHRLRENRIFQSMSRKGNCYDNSVMENFFGLLKQEIYYGVVYYSFDELKLAIEKYIKYYNEKRIKEKLGWLSPVQYRKRLLAA; encoded by the exons ATGGCAAAATATAGTTTTGAATTTAAGAAAAAAGTAGTAATTGCTTATTTGAACGGCGAAGGAGGGTACAACTATCTAGCACAAAAGTACAATGTAAAAAACAAAAGACAAGTGTTAAATTGGGTGGACTATTATAATAAATTCGGCGATGCTGGTTTGATGCGATCAAGAGAAAAAAAGAATTATTCTTTTGAATTTAAGCTTCATGTGGTAGAGTTATATTTATCAAGTGAGGTTTCATATCAGGAGTTAGCATTGTCTCAAGGAATAAATAATGCAGCAATGATTGCTCAATGGGTTCAAGGCTTTCGGATTGCTGGTCCTGACGCATTGAGACCTAAGAAGAAAGGTCGTAAGAAAACATTGAATCAAAAAGACAATCATAAAACTAAAACCTCTTCGTTTGAAGAGCGTGCAGTGGATACCAGCGCAGAACATGTCAAAGAACTTGAAGATGAGTTATTAAAGTTAAGGATAGAGAACGCCTTTT TTAAAAGAACTGAGGAGACTGCGTTTAGAGGACGAAGCAAAAATGAGAGATGTGCAAGAGTCATCCACAGCCTCCGAAGAGAATTCAAACTAAAAGATCTTCTCTCATATACAGGTATGCCGAAAGCAACCTACATGTACTGGCAAAAGCGATTTGATAGAGAAAATCCGGATGCTGAATTAGAGGCTAAAATGCTAGAACTACACGCAGAGCACAAAGACTACGGCTATCGAAGAATGAAGGCAGAATTATGCAATCAAGGCTACGTGGTGAATAAAAAGAAAGTACAGAAGTTAATGCAACGACTAAATCTTCAAGTGACATCTTTCACTAGAAAATCTCGTAAGTATAGCTCTTATCGTGGAAAAGTGGGAACAGTTGCTCCGAATAGAATTAGACGACGATTTCACACCAATATACCGCATCAGAAGATTACAACAGATACAACAGAGTTTAAGTATTACGAGATAGATGAAAAAGGACGAATGGTGATGCAGAAGTTATATCTTGACCCATTTATGGATATGTATAATGGAGAAATCATAAGCTTTGGTATTGATAAACGACCATCTGCACAAAGTGTAATGACTGCTCTGGAAGAAGCAATCACAATCACTTCTGATTGTCGGTTTAGGAGAACATTTCACTCGGATCAAGGGTGGGCATATCAGATGAAGACTTACTCTCATAGATTAAGAGAAAATCGTATTTTTCAAAGTATGTCACGGAAAGGGAACTGCTATGATAATTCTGTTATGGAGAACTTCTTTGGATTATTAAAACAGGAAATATACTATGGTGTTGTATACTATAGCTTTGATGAACTTAAATTGGCGATTGAAAAATATATCAAGTATTACAATGAAAAACGTATCAAAGAGAAACTAGGATGGCTCAGCCCTGTACAATACAGGAAACGCCTCTTGGCTGCATAA